From one Stigmatopora nigra isolate UIUO_SnigA chromosome 8, RoL_Snig_1.1, whole genome shotgun sequence genomic stretch:
- the sytl2b gene encoding uncharacterized protein sytl2b isoform X4, with the protein MLVFPNLSPTVGGRGGLRGRMIDLSHLTEEERCIIMTVLRRDAHLKEAEEQRIRKLESVFSQVPPSDSKLKYLTGQWFYEAKSRRHMDKIHGSEIILASMKHRRTSDGSFRGERPRAPSSPSSDVEVPHKPARSFDTPLGKNPVQKQDLKSAVHSPRMMRLNPFNRASLTGVELSEECFETDPTFPTNQKTGPISQTSGDSITSEGSPMTLRPIPRKRTFLPIRTPSQSDSSSTACDPRVAPAPRPSLHQGSSGSSQRSKTEVTVLSHPNASADIPLGPPCDGSPVISRSSPDGRKTSVTAETATAPTAKDNPTMGKHPMTERIIKHDSVIGSSVVSSLKEPEWQRTGAEPPISYDIKFIESSDQKKQKRSQKKHSYKLTSPASSPTSNDEDSILKVLDWFNRSTDNIDLLEEKDRSEVSTDAHRHCETNVLEGEEIKIKDVATIEKKEPSDLMAGESEGGSKKVMGNAKNYEQKSKNISLIESFWEKGIQYKTITSGAKPETKGGDEKKPIGNSGVFNGKVTYVANGVDGNQDSGMKHNQDSLYSKNNITSPQKVERKGSSDNLLSVEQQAPNPSLQTYPELKISSLDQPDTRDLSVASPSPNSGKICVAQSSQFGDCKTCENHADIICKTLGTSIEVQSPKRKDTDSSHSQRQNLSRQDNTAEKIKQLKNFWEQETSKMWFNGIKPKANRGSILNKRFTKSEFDLRNIGNNSDSDGEDAHRNLNDLPPNQKIDKISPTLSSSRAQFNSLLGFWDDTTTDSKPKSPKRQVNSPQPPQHSAEPEARSLSPVEKALSRQIVSPSKATNDTQNKLSELGPYKEPQKILKDSNMDDKAARPPSTPSKGIRSPRRKKENFSQLSGGGKSMRRATSMLALVNPEEAKLNIHVSPVHSQSRKQSIDHNQNIRRGSEGTETPLARAFVPRDYSHYLGMADKQGTPASGEEAGGGGGGFGTPERTSTPTGSEDRSFKRNTKMSPRHVWTNNSADAEPESPIHSTSEPWPKTRNFLNWKANDEEESPVRKALRRAEARPKGLAKSMEDLTGSSSPRQERRKEQKTEMRRPSDVGPLTAPSSPSFSDQDHLKKISKSVPLFMQKELSGSVLTMYSGDLGSVEVQGSIQFSINYVQKLKEFHIFVAQCRDLAAVDPKRGRSDPYVKSYLVPDKIHLGKKKTSVKKKTLNPTFNEILRYRVGIDYLRTQTLILSVWHHDTFGRNNFLGEVDMDLSKWNFDHTHMNDLALRARESYFHPQYKTTLAHSTGRGEMRLALRFLPKAVPTEVKEAPTTGEIHIWVKECKSLPLIRATIDPYVKCFVLPDTSRRSRQKTRVLRRTTEPVFNHTMVYDGIREIDLAEACVELTVWDRDKLASNLLGGLRIGAGTGKSYGSPVDWMDSTADEVALWNQMVGNPNEWAESTLPLRMLSSVKTASK; encoded by the exons ATGTTG GTGTTTCCCAACTTATCTCCAACTGTAGGAGGGAGGGGAGGTCTACGGGGAAGGATGATCGACCTTAGTCATCTCACGGAAGAGGAGCGATGCATCATCATGACCGTACTGAGGAGGGACGCCCACCTCAAGGAGGCCGAGGAGCAAAGAATCAG AAAGCTGGAGAGTGTCTTTAGCCAAGTGCCACCATCAGACTCCAAGTTAAAATATCTAACCGGCCAATGGTTCTACGAAGCCAAGTCTCGCAGACATATGGACAAGATCCACGGCTCTGAAATCATCCTGGCCTCCATGAAGCATAGGAGAACCTCAG ATGGATCTTTTCGAGGTGAAAGACCCAGAGCACCCAGCAGCCCATCTTCTGACGTGGAGGTCCCGCATAAACCTGCCAGATCTTTCGATACGCCATTGGGAAAAAA TCCTGTACAGAAACAAGATCTGAAATCAGCTGTGCATTCTCCAAGAATG ATGAGACTAAACCCATTTAATCGAGCTTCTCTGACTGGTGTCGAGCTTTCTGAAGAATGCTTTGAGACAG aTCCCACCTTCCCTACAAATCAGAAAACGGGTCCTATCAGTCAGACATCTGGGGACTCCATTACATCCGAGGGCTCTCCTATGACCTTGAGGCCTATCCCCAGAAAGAGAACATTCCTCCCTATCCGGACCCCCAGCCAATCAGACAGCAGCAGCACAGCCTGTGACCCTAGGGTGGCCCCTGCTCCAAGACCAAGCCTTCATCAGGGATCAAGTGGAAGCTCACAACGATCCAAGACTGAAGTCACAGTCCTGTCCCACCCAAATGCTTCTGCAGATATACCACTGGGGCCACCTTGTGATGGCTCTCCTGTTATTAGTCGTTCAAGTCCGGATGGAAGAAAGACATCTGTCACAGCAGAGAC AGCGACAGCACCAACTGCCAAAGACAATCCAACCATGGGAAAGCACCCAATGACAGAGAGGATAATAAAACACGATTCAGTGATTGGCAGCAGTGTGGTATCATCATTAAAGGAACCAGAATGGCAAAGAACTG GTGCAGAACCTCCAATCTCCTATGATATCAAGTTTATTGAGTCGTCCGATCAGAAGAAACAGAAGAGGTCCCAAAAGAAGCACTCGTACAAGTTGACCAGCCCGGCTTCCAGTCCTACCTCCAATGACGAAGACTCAATCTTGAAAGTGCTGGACTGGTTCAACCGCAGCACTGACAATATTGATTTGCTTGAGGAAAAAGACAGGTCAGAGGTATCAACAGATGCCCATAGACATTGTGAGACGAATGTGCTGGAAGGCGAGGAGATCAAAATTAAAGATGTTGCAACTATTGAGAAGAAGGAACCAAGTGATTTAATGGCAGGTGAGTCAGAAGGAGGTTCCAAAAAGGTTATGGGGAATGCAAAAAATTATGAACAAAAGAGTAAAAATATCTCCCTAATTGAATCTTTTTGGGAGAAAGGCATCCAATATAAAACTATTACATCTGGAGCCAAACCAGAGACAAAAGGAGGAGATGAGAAGAAGCCAATTGGCAATTCTGGAGTTTTCAATGGCAAAGTAACCTATGTCGCCAATGGAGTGGATGGAAATCAGGATAGTGGCATGAAACATAATCAAGACAGTTTATACTCTAAAAACAATATTACAAGTCCTCAAAAAGTTGAAAGAAAAGGTTCTAGTGACAACCTATTATCTGTTGAGCAACAAGCACCAAATCCTTCTCTGCAGACCTATCCAGAGTTGAAAATATCTTCCTTAGACCAACCAGACACTCGTGACCTGTCCGTAGCGTCTCCAAGTCCAAATTCTGGAAAAATCTGTGTGGCACAAAGCTCCCAATTTGGAGACTGCAAGACATGTGAAAATCATGCAGATATCATCTGCAAGACACTCGGGACTTCCATTGAAGTACAgtcaccaaaaagaaaagacacaGATAGTTCTCATTCTCAAAGACAAAACCTTTCCCGGCAAGACAACACCGCAGAGAAGATCAAACAGCTCAAAAATTTCTGGGAGCAGGAGACAAGCAAAATGTGGTTTAATGGTATTAAACCCAAAGCAAATCGAGGATCAATACTTAACAAGAGGTTCACGAAATCAGAGTTTGACTTGCGGAACATTGGCAACAATTCCGACAGCGATGGAGAAGACGCACATAGAAATTTGAATGATCTGCCCCCAAATCAGAAAATTGATAAAATCTCACCGACACTTAGCAGTAGCCGAGCCCAATTCAACAGTCTGCTGGGATTTTGGGATGACACTACCACAGACTCGAAGCCCAAAAGTCCCAAAAGACAAGTCAACAGTCCACAACCACCTCAACATTCTGCCGAGCCAGAAGCTCGTTCTTTGTCTCCCGTTGAAAAAGCCCTCAGTAGACAGATAGTTTCTCCGTCAAAAGCCACTAACGACacccaaaacaaactgtcagagttGGGTCCATACAAAGAGCCCCAAAAGATCTTGAAAGACTCAAATATGGACGACAAAGCTGCGAGACCACCATCAACACCTTCTAAAGGTATTCGTTCTCCCAGGAGAAAAAAGGAGAACTTCAGCCAATTGAGCGGTGGAGGCAAGTCTATGCGTCGAGCTACTAGTATGTTAGCTCTTGTTAATCCAGAAGAAGCAAAACTTAACATCCATGTCAGCCCCGTCCATTCGCAAAGTAGGAAACAGAGTATTGACCACAATCAGAACATTAGACGAGGCTCGGAGGGCACCGAGACCCCTCTTGCAAGGGCATTCGTTCCCAGAGACTACAGCCACTACTTAGGAATGGCGGACAAGCAGGGCACCCCAGCTTCTGGGGAGGAGGCtggcggtggtggcggtggcTTCGGCACGCCTGAGAGGACCAGCACCCCCACTGGCTCAGAAGATAGAAGCTTCAAGAGGAACACCAAGATGAGTCCGCGCCACGTGTGGACAAATAACAGTGCAGATGCCGAGCCCGAGTCACCGATACACAGCACGTCTGAACCCTGGCCCAAAACAAGGAATTTCTTGAATT GGAAAGCTAATGACGAGGAGGAAAGTCCCGTGAGAAAAGCATTGCGGAGGGCTGAAGCACGCCCTAAAGGTTTGGCTAAAAGCATGGAGGACCTGACAGGGTCTTCATCACCAA GACAAGAGAGAAGAAAAGAGCAGAAGACTGAAATGAGGCGACCCTCTGATG TGGGCCCTTTGACGGCTCCTTCCTCACCTTCCTTCTCGGACCAAGACCACCTTAAGAAGATAAGCAAATCTGTCCCACTGTTTATGCAGAAGGAG TTGAGCGGGAGCGTGTTGACCATGTACAGCGGCGACTTGGGAAGCGTGGAGGTGCAAGGCAGCATCCAGTTCTCCATCAACTATGTGCAGAAGCTCAAGGAGTTTCACATCTTTGTGGCCCAGTGTCGAGATTTGGCAGCCGTTGACCCCAAGAGAGGCCGATCAGATCC CTATGTCAAAAGCTACCTGGTTCCTGACAAGATTCAcctgggaaagaaaaaaacatcggTGAAAAAGAAGACACTTAATCCTACTTTCAATGAGATCCTCAGG TATCGTGTTGGCATCGACTATCTCAGGACGCAAACGCTGATTCTCTCAGTATGGCACCATGATACATTTGGGCGGAACAACTTCTTGGGCGAGGTGGACATGGACCTCTCCAAGTGGAACTTTGACCACACCCACATGAATGACTTAGCCTTGAGGGCCCGG GAATCTTATTTTCATCCTCAATATAAGACAACTCTGGCACATTCAACTGGGCGAGGAGAGATGAGGCTGGCTCTCCGTTTCCTGCCTAAAGCGGTTCCCACTGAAG TCAAGGAAGCTCCCACCACAGGAGAGATTCACATTTGGGTAAAAGAATGCAAAAGCCTGCCCTTAATCCGAGCCACCATCGACCCTTACGTCAAATG CTTTGTGCTGCCCGACACCAGTCGCAGGAGTCGTCAGAAGACCCGCGTGCTGAGGAGAACGACAGAACCCGTGTTTAATCATACTATGGTGTACGACGGCATCAGGGAGATAGACCTGGCCGAGGCCTGCGTGGAGCTCACCGTCTGGGACCGGGACAAGCTGGCCAGCAACTTGTTGGGCGGACTCAGGATCGGTGCCGGAACGG GAAAGAGCTACGGGTCGCCAGTGGACTGGATGGACTCCACGGCTGATGAGGTGGCGCTGTGGAACCAAATGGTAGGGAACCCCAACGAATGGGCTGAGAGCACACTGCCCCTGCGCATGTTGAGCTCTGTCAAAACAGCTTCCAAATAA
- the sytl2b gene encoding uncharacterized protein sytl2b isoform X5: MLVFPNLSPTVGGRGGLRGRMIDLSHLTEEERCIIMTVLRRDAHLKEAEEQRIRKLESVFSQVPPSDSKLKYLTGQWFYEAKSRRHMDKIHGSEIILASMKHRRTSDGSFRGERPRAPSSPSSDVEVPHKPARSFDTPLGKNPVQKQDLKSAVHSPRMMRLNPFNRASLTGVELSEECFETDPTFPTNQKTGPISQTSGDSITSEGSPMTLRPIPRKRTFLPIRTPSQSDSSSTACDPRVAPAPRPSLHQGSSGSSQRSKTEVTVLSHPNASADIPLGPPCDGSPVISRSSPDGRKTSVTAETATAPTAKDNPTMGKHPMTERIIKHDSVIGSSVVSSLKEPEWQRTGAEPPISYDIKFIESSDQKKQKRSQKKHSYKLTSPASSPTSNDEDSILKVLDWFNRSTDNIDLLEEKDRSEVSTDAHRHCETNVLEGEEIKIKDVATIEKKEPSDLMAGESEGGSKKVMGNAKNYEQKSKNISLIESFWEKGIQYKTITSGAKPETKGGDEKKPIGNSGVFNGKVTYVANGVDGNQDSGMKHNQDSLYSKNNITSPQKVERKGSSDNLLSVEQQAPNPSLQTYPELKISSLDQPDTRDLSVASPSPNSGKICVAQSSQFGDCKTCENHADIICKTLGTSIEVQSPKRKDTDSSHSQRQNLSRQDNTAEKIKQLKNFWEQETSKMWFNGIKPKANRGSILNKRFTKSEFDLRNIGNNSDSDGEDAHRNLNDLPPNQKIDKISPTLSSSRAQFNSLLGFWDDTTTDSKPKSPKRQVNSPQPPQHSAEPEARSLSPVEKALSRQIVSPSKATNDTQNKLSELGPYKEPQKILKDSNMDDKAARPPSTPSKGIRSPRRKKENFSQLSGGGKSMRRATSMLALVNPEEAKLNIHVSPVHSQSRKQSIDHNQNIRRGSEGTETPLARAFVPRDYSHYLGMADKQGTPASGEEAGGGGGGFGTPERTSTPTGSEDRSFKRNTKMSPRHVWTNNSADAEPESPIHSTSEPWPKTRNFLNWKANDEEESPVRKALRRAEARPKGLAKSMEDLTGSSSPRQERRKEQKTEMRRPSDVGPLTAPSSPSFSDQDHLKKISKSVPLFMQKELSGSVLTMYSGDLGSVEVQGSIQFSINYVQKLKEFHIFVAQCRDLAAVDPKRGRSDPYVKSYLVPDKIHLGKKKTSVKKKTLNPTFNEILRYRVGIDYLRTQTLILSVWHHDTFGRNNFLGEVDMDLSKWNFDHTHMNDLALRARTTLAHSTGRGEMRLALRFLPKAVPTEVKEAPTTGEIHIWVKECKSLPLIRATIDPYVKCFVLPDTSRRSRQKTRVLRRTTEPVFNHTMVYDGIREIDLAEACVELTVWDRDKLASNLLGGLRIGAGTGKSYGSPVDWMDSTADEVALWNQMVGNPNEWAESTLPLRMLSSVKTASK; the protein is encoded by the exons ATGTTG GTGTTTCCCAACTTATCTCCAACTGTAGGAGGGAGGGGAGGTCTACGGGGAAGGATGATCGACCTTAGTCATCTCACGGAAGAGGAGCGATGCATCATCATGACCGTACTGAGGAGGGACGCCCACCTCAAGGAGGCCGAGGAGCAAAGAATCAG AAAGCTGGAGAGTGTCTTTAGCCAAGTGCCACCATCAGACTCCAAGTTAAAATATCTAACCGGCCAATGGTTCTACGAAGCCAAGTCTCGCAGACATATGGACAAGATCCACGGCTCTGAAATCATCCTGGCCTCCATGAAGCATAGGAGAACCTCAG ATGGATCTTTTCGAGGTGAAAGACCCAGAGCACCCAGCAGCCCATCTTCTGACGTGGAGGTCCCGCATAAACCTGCCAGATCTTTCGATACGCCATTGGGAAAAAA TCCTGTACAGAAACAAGATCTGAAATCAGCTGTGCATTCTCCAAGAATG ATGAGACTAAACCCATTTAATCGAGCTTCTCTGACTGGTGTCGAGCTTTCTGAAGAATGCTTTGAGACAG aTCCCACCTTCCCTACAAATCAGAAAACGGGTCCTATCAGTCAGACATCTGGGGACTCCATTACATCCGAGGGCTCTCCTATGACCTTGAGGCCTATCCCCAGAAAGAGAACATTCCTCCCTATCCGGACCCCCAGCCAATCAGACAGCAGCAGCACAGCCTGTGACCCTAGGGTGGCCCCTGCTCCAAGACCAAGCCTTCATCAGGGATCAAGTGGAAGCTCACAACGATCCAAGACTGAAGTCACAGTCCTGTCCCACCCAAATGCTTCTGCAGATATACCACTGGGGCCACCTTGTGATGGCTCTCCTGTTATTAGTCGTTCAAGTCCGGATGGAAGAAAGACATCTGTCACAGCAGAGAC AGCGACAGCACCAACTGCCAAAGACAATCCAACCATGGGAAAGCACCCAATGACAGAGAGGATAATAAAACACGATTCAGTGATTGGCAGCAGTGTGGTATCATCATTAAAGGAACCAGAATGGCAAAGAACTG GTGCAGAACCTCCAATCTCCTATGATATCAAGTTTATTGAGTCGTCCGATCAGAAGAAACAGAAGAGGTCCCAAAAGAAGCACTCGTACAAGTTGACCAGCCCGGCTTCCAGTCCTACCTCCAATGACGAAGACTCAATCTTGAAAGTGCTGGACTGGTTCAACCGCAGCACTGACAATATTGATTTGCTTGAGGAAAAAGACAGGTCAGAGGTATCAACAGATGCCCATAGACATTGTGAGACGAATGTGCTGGAAGGCGAGGAGATCAAAATTAAAGATGTTGCAACTATTGAGAAGAAGGAACCAAGTGATTTAATGGCAGGTGAGTCAGAAGGAGGTTCCAAAAAGGTTATGGGGAATGCAAAAAATTATGAACAAAAGAGTAAAAATATCTCCCTAATTGAATCTTTTTGGGAGAAAGGCATCCAATATAAAACTATTACATCTGGAGCCAAACCAGAGACAAAAGGAGGAGATGAGAAGAAGCCAATTGGCAATTCTGGAGTTTTCAATGGCAAAGTAACCTATGTCGCCAATGGAGTGGATGGAAATCAGGATAGTGGCATGAAACATAATCAAGACAGTTTATACTCTAAAAACAATATTACAAGTCCTCAAAAAGTTGAAAGAAAAGGTTCTAGTGACAACCTATTATCTGTTGAGCAACAAGCACCAAATCCTTCTCTGCAGACCTATCCAGAGTTGAAAATATCTTCCTTAGACCAACCAGACACTCGTGACCTGTCCGTAGCGTCTCCAAGTCCAAATTCTGGAAAAATCTGTGTGGCACAAAGCTCCCAATTTGGAGACTGCAAGACATGTGAAAATCATGCAGATATCATCTGCAAGACACTCGGGACTTCCATTGAAGTACAgtcaccaaaaagaaaagacacaGATAGTTCTCATTCTCAAAGACAAAACCTTTCCCGGCAAGACAACACCGCAGAGAAGATCAAACAGCTCAAAAATTTCTGGGAGCAGGAGACAAGCAAAATGTGGTTTAATGGTATTAAACCCAAAGCAAATCGAGGATCAATACTTAACAAGAGGTTCACGAAATCAGAGTTTGACTTGCGGAACATTGGCAACAATTCCGACAGCGATGGAGAAGACGCACATAGAAATTTGAATGATCTGCCCCCAAATCAGAAAATTGATAAAATCTCACCGACACTTAGCAGTAGCCGAGCCCAATTCAACAGTCTGCTGGGATTTTGGGATGACACTACCACAGACTCGAAGCCCAAAAGTCCCAAAAGACAAGTCAACAGTCCACAACCACCTCAACATTCTGCCGAGCCAGAAGCTCGTTCTTTGTCTCCCGTTGAAAAAGCCCTCAGTAGACAGATAGTTTCTCCGTCAAAAGCCACTAACGACacccaaaacaaactgtcagagttGGGTCCATACAAAGAGCCCCAAAAGATCTTGAAAGACTCAAATATGGACGACAAAGCTGCGAGACCACCATCAACACCTTCTAAAGGTATTCGTTCTCCCAGGAGAAAAAAGGAGAACTTCAGCCAATTGAGCGGTGGAGGCAAGTCTATGCGTCGAGCTACTAGTATGTTAGCTCTTGTTAATCCAGAAGAAGCAAAACTTAACATCCATGTCAGCCCCGTCCATTCGCAAAGTAGGAAACAGAGTATTGACCACAATCAGAACATTAGACGAGGCTCGGAGGGCACCGAGACCCCTCTTGCAAGGGCATTCGTTCCCAGAGACTACAGCCACTACTTAGGAATGGCGGACAAGCAGGGCACCCCAGCTTCTGGGGAGGAGGCtggcggtggtggcggtggcTTCGGCACGCCTGAGAGGACCAGCACCCCCACTGGCTCAGAAGATAGAAGCTTCAAGAGGAACACCAAGATGAGTCCGCGCCACGTGTGGACAAATAACAGTGCAGATGCCGAGCCCGAGTCACCGATACACAGCACGTCTGAACCCTGGCCCAAAACAAGGAATTTCTTGAATT GGAAAGCTAATGACGAGGAGGAAAGTCCCGTGAGAAAAGCATTGCGGAGGGCTGAAGCACGCCCTAAAGGTTTGGCTAAAAGCATGGAGGACCTGACAGGGTCTTCATCACCAA GACAAGAGAGAAGAAAAGAGCAGAAGACTGAAATGAGGCGACCCTCTGATG TGGGCCCTTTGACGGCTCCTTCCTCACCTTCCTTCTCGGACCAAGACCACCTTAAGAAGATAAGCAAATCTGTCCCACTGTTTATGCAGAAGGAG TTGAGCGGGAGCGTGTTGACCATGTACAGCGGCGACTTGGGAAGCGTGGAGGTGCAAGGCAGCATCCAGTTCTCCATCAACTATGTGCAGAAGCTCAAGGAGTTTCACATCTTTGTGGCCCAGTGTCGAGATTTGGCAGCCGTTGACCCCAAGAGAGGCCGATCAGATCC CTATGTCAAAAGCTACCTGGTTCCTGACAAGATTCAcctgggaaagaaaaaaacatcggTGAAAAAGAAGACACTTAATCCTACTTTCAATGAGATCCTCAGG TATCGTGTTGGCATCGACTATCTCAGGACGCAAACGCTGATTCTCTCAGTATGGCACCATGATACATTTGGGCGGAACAACTTCTTGGGCGAGGTGGACATGGACCTCTCCAAGTGGAACTTTGACCACACCCACATGAATGACTTAGCCTTGAGGGCCCGG ACAACTCTGGCACATTCAACTGGGCGAGGAGAGATGAGGCTGGCTCTCCGTTTCCTGCCTAAAGCGGTTCCCACTGAAG TCAAGGAAGCTCCCACCACAGGAGAGATTCACATTTGGGTAAAAGAATGCAAAAGCCTGCCCTTAATCCGAGCCACCATCGACCCTTACGTCAAATG CTTTGTGCTGCCCGACACCAGTCGCAGGAGTCGTCAGAAGACCCGCGTGCTGAGGAGAACGACAGAACCCGTGTTTAATCATACTATGGTGTACGACGGCATCAGGGAGATAGACCTGGCCGAGGCCTGCGTGGAGCTCACCGTCTGGGACCGGGACAAGCTGGCCAGCAACTTGTTGGGCGGACTCAGGATCGGTGCCGGAACGG GAAAGAGCTACGGGTCGCCAGTGGACTGGATGGACTCCACGGCTGATGAGGTGGCGCTGTGGAACCAAATGGTAGGGAACCCCAACGAATGGGCTGAGAGCACACTGCCCCTGCGCATGTTGAGCTCTGTCAAAACAGCTTCCAAATAA